The genome window GCAGCGGCGGAAAACAAGCTGCCGGATGAGGTGATATGGAACCGCTGGTACCAGGATGAACGGGCACGGCTGACCGTGGGAACCGTGACGCCGATGGAGGGCAGGTTCTTCACGAACCTGTGGGGCGGAACTGCCAGCGACATGGACGCGCAGATGCTGCTGCATGCCGCTTCTCCTGTCCGGTGGGACGGAGAACTGGACCGGTTTGTGTTTGACCGGAGCGTGCTGGAGGACGCCGCCGTGCTGACAAACAGCGATGGCAGCCGTACGTATCTGATGGTGCTCTCTGAGGATCTGCGCTGGTCAGACGATACACGGATCACCGCGGCGGACTACGCGTTCTCATTCCTGCTGCAGATGGATCCCGCGGTGGCGGAAACCGGCGGCAGGCCGGAAGATTTTTCCTGGCTGGAAGGCAGCGAGGCGTATCTGAGCGGACAGGCAAAGGCTTTGTCCGGAGTGCGGCTGATCGGGGACAACATCCTGCAGGTGACGGCTAAAGCGGAAGCGCTGCCGTATTATTACGAATTGAACCGGCTGGCAGTCCAGCCGTATCCCATCGAGGTGATTGCGCCGGGTACCGCGGTGAGGGATGAAGGGGAAGGCGTGTACCTGTCCCGCCCGCTGACGGCCCGGACGCTGGAGCAGACGGTACTGAATGAAACGACAGGTTATCTGTCCCATCCGCAAAAGGTATCCGGTCCCTATCTGCTGAAATCCTTTGACGGAAATACTGCCCTGTTTATCGCGAATCCTTATTTCCGGGGAACAGAGGACGGATATACGCCCCGTATCGGCCGGATCACATTTACCGCGGAGCATAACAGTGAAATGGTTTCCGGGCTGACAAAGGGAGAGACAGGCCTGCTGAACAAGGTGACCGGCGCGGATGCGATCCGCGACGGGATCCGCTGCGTCATGGCTTCACAGGACACGCTGGCCATGCAGGTTCGGCCGCGCACGGGGCTGACCATGATCTGGTTCATGGAATGCAGCCCGAAGGTACAGGAAAAGGCAGTGCGGGAGGCCATCGCCTGCTGCTTTGACCGGGATACCTTTACCCATCTATATACCGGCGGCTACGGGACGCGGACAGACGGCTTCTTCGGCGCGGGACAATGGATGTACCGTATGGCAGCCGGCACGGACGCGGGAGATGTCCATACGCTGCCGGAAAAAGGTCTGACCCTTCCCGGGCTGATTCGCTATACGCAGGACCGGGAAAAAGCAGTCCGCCTGCTGGACGCGGCAGGCTGGACCCTGAACGAAAAAGGAGAAACCTATAATCCGTACCGGGACAGCGTCAGGTATAAACGGAACGGAGACAGCTTTACCGGCCTGGAGCTTACCATGGCGGTGCCGGAAAGCGAGGAGATCCGGAAAAAACTGGAACTGACCCTGATCACGCCGCTGAAGGAGGCCGGTATCCGCCTGACGGTTGTGCCCGTAAGCATGGAAGCGCTCCAGGAATCCTATGTCAGCGGGAAAAACAGCGGCTATGACATGCTGTACCTGGGTGAAAACTTTTCCCGGGTCTTCGATCCGGAACTCCTGAAGCCCCGGGAAGAGGACAACGGAGATTCGGAACTGGTCCGGGCGCGAAAGGAAGTTTATGCCCTGGCGCTGGACATGGTGCGGACCGAGCCGGAGGACACGGACGGGTTTGTACGGAAGTGGAGGGGCATGCAGGAAAAGATTACGGAAACCCTGCCGCTGCTGCCGGTCTATTCCAACCTGTATTTTGATTTCTATACAAGGGAACTGCATCAGTATGACGTTACGCGGGGCGCTTCCTGGGCGGAGGCGGTTGTCCGGAGCTGTATGAGCGATATGGAAGAACTCCCTGCCGGGGAGCGGCAGCGGATCCGCAGGGAGCTGGAAGAACAGTTCGGCAAATAAGGAAGGAAACGAAAAAGGAAAGCAGATGACTGCTTTCCTTTTTTTGATCCGTTATTTCAGCGGCGGGAACAGCTCCCGCTTGCGGCTGATCATCTCATCCGTCCGGCTGATATACTCCAGGATGTTGCTGACGTTTGGCGCCCTGGTAATATGGCCTTCCTCCGGCCAGATCCGCTTGGAGATTCCGCCCGCACCCATGGCAAGGATATGGCTGGTTTCCTCCATGATATCCACATTGTACAGGCAGGCATGTCCGGGAAGGGCGTAGCCGGTGTTTTCCAGGTTGCCGGCCATC of Aristaeella lactis contains these proteins:
- a CDS encoding ABC transporter substrate-binding protein; protein product: MKKMLVFLLALLLPILSAMPAAAENKLPDEVIWNRWYQDERARLTVGTVTPMEGRFFTNLWGGTASDMDAQMLLHAASPVRWDGELDRFVFDRSVLEDAAVLTNSDGSRTYLMVLSEDLRWSDDTRITAADYAFSFLLQMDPAVAETGGRPEDFSWLEGSEAYLSGQAKALSGVRLIGDNILQVTAKAEALPYYYELNRLAVQPYPIEVIAPGTAVRDEGEGVYLSRPLTARTLEQTVLNETTGYLSHPQKVSGPYLLKSFDGNTALFIANPYFRGTEDGYTPRIGRITFTAEHNSEMVSGLTKGETGLLNKVTGADAIRDGIRCVMASQDTLAMQVRPRTGLTMIWFMECSPKVQEKAVREAIACCFDRDTFTHLYTGGYGTRTDGFFGAGQWMYRMAAGTDAGDVHTLPEKGLTLPGLIRYTQDREKAVRLLDAAGWTLNEKGETYNPYRDSVRYKRNGDSFTGLELTMAVPESEEIRKKLELTLITPLKEAGIRLTVVPVSMEALQESYVSGKNSGYDMLYLGENFSRVFDPELLKPREEDNGDSELVRARKEVYALALDMVRTEPEDTDGFVRKWRGMQEKITETLPLLPVYSNLYFDFYTRELHQYDVTRGASWAEAVVRSCMSDMEELPAGERQRIRRELEEQFGK